From the Babylonia areolata isolate BAREFJ2019XMU chromosome 33, ASM4173473v1, whole genome shotgun sequence genome, one window contains:
- the LOC143276910 gene encoding uncharacterized protein LOC143276910: protein MNMIERRLASDTQRGVVFTHYTSQRGVVFTHYTSQRGVVFTHYTKGRGFHTLQKRGVVFTHYTSQRGVVFTHYTKGAWFSHTTLHKGAWFSHTTLHKGAWFSHTTLHKGAWFSHTTLHKGAWFSHTTLHKGAWFSHTTLHKGAWFSHTTLHKGAWFSHTTLHKGAWFSHTTLHKGAWFSHTTLHKGVWFSHTKLHKGAWFSHTTLHKGAWFSHTKLHKGAWFSHTTLHKGVWFSHTTLHKRAWFSHTTLHDTKGHGFHKLHYTKGRGFHTLHYTKGCGFHTLHYTKGRGFHTLHYTKGRGFHTLHYTKGRGFHILHYTKGHGFHTLHYIF from the coding sequence ATGAACATGATTGAAAGAAGACTGGCTTCTGACACACAAAGGGGCGTGGTTTtcacacactacacttcacaaaggggcgtggttttcacacactacacttcacaaagGGGCGTGGTTTTCACACACTACACAAAGGGGCGTGGTTTTCACACACTACAGAAAAGGGGCGTGGTTTtcacacactacacttcacaaaggggcgtggttttcacacactacacaaaaggggcgtggttttcacacactacacttcacaaaggggcgtggttttcacacactacactacacaaaggggcgtggttttcacacactacactacacaaaggggcgtggttttcacacactacactacacaaaggggcgtggttttcacacactacacttcacaaaggggcgtggttttcacacactacactacacaaaggggcgtggttttcacacactacactacacaaaggggcgtggttttcacacactacactacacaaaggggcgtggttttcacacactacactacacaaaggggcgtggttttcacacactacactacacaaaggGGTGTGGTTTTCACACACTAAACTACACAAAGGGGCGTGGTtttcacacactacactacacaaaggGGCGTGGTTTTCACACACTAAGCTACACAAAGGGGCGTGGTtttcacacactacactacacaaaggggtgtggttttcacacactacactacacaaaagggcgtggttttcacacactacactacacgacacaaagGGGCATGGTTTTCacaaactacactacacaaaggggcgtggttttcacacactacactacacaaaagggtgtggttttcacacactacactacacaaagggacgtggttttcacacactacactacacaaaggggcgtggttttcacacactacactacacaaaggGACGTGGTTTtcacatactacactacacaaaggggcatggttttcacacactacactacatcttctGA